Part of the Trichoderma asperellum chromosome 1, complete sequence genome is shown below.
TTTGCTTATTTGTGCTTGCTATGTTCTAGTGCTTCATACTTTATAGCACACGTATATACCTACATAGtacagaaaaacaaaaaacaaatagGCGACTATCTGCGACTCGTTGAGCCGAAGCCTGTGCTCTCATGGCGAGAGGAGCTAGAACTTGAACCAGAGCCGGAAGAGAAAGATTGTGAGCTCGACGGCCCAGCACCCCATCGCCGTGAAGCGTACCTGTCTTCTCGCCGATTGTTTCGGTTTCCAGCCAAGTAACCAGCCGCTGCTCCTCCAGCAAGCCCACTCCAAAATCCAGGCGTCCATCCTTGCTGAGATTGATCGGGCTTTGTTCCGGGATAAGGTGGTGGCGGATCATTTCCTGGGCCCCAGCCAGGgccccagccgccgccgccgccgccgcctcctccaccataTCCTCCCCGTCGAGGAGGGCGCTGTCTTGGGTCGGTCCCGTTACGCCATGCAGAGTACACTATCCATCCAAgaatggcaaagaagatgacggcAAATGCCCATGCGCCCAAATCAGTACCACCTTCACCGTCACTAAACCAGCGGCCATTCGGATTCGCCACGTTGGGATACCGCTTCTCGCCCTTGTCAGTCAATATGAGCCTGTACTCGACTCCACAACTGCCTTTGAGAACATATGGAT
Proteins encoded:
- a CDS encoding uncharacterized protein (EggNog:ENOG41~SECRETED:SignalP(1-22)~TransMembrane:1 (n6-16c22/23o162-183i)) — protein: MFFEPLALVVFLLSAFPLQSLAARPNKNAILLSEVRTLTLRGNGAKTTSRRVAPIPQLKCISSKAVCDLYSIDVLRCTNQGSSYGTEDIEWSCTASLPEEFKLGSTDVICEGYSSPDDPYVLKGSCGVEYRLILTDKGEKRYPNVANPNGRWFSDGEGGTDLGAWAFAVIFFAILGWIVYSAWRNGTDPRQRPPRRGGYGGGGGGGGGGWGPGWGPGNDPPPPYPGTKPDQSQQGWTPGFWSGLAGGAAAGYLAGNRNNRREDRYASRRWGAGPSSSQSFSSGSGSSSSSSRHESTGFGSTSRR